A genomic stretch from Lepisosteus oculatus isolate fLepOcu1 chromosome 7, fLepOcu1.hap2, whole genome shotgun sequence includes:
- the rps16 gene encoding small ribosomal subunit protein uS9, which yields MPAKGPLQSVQVFGRKKTATAVAHCKRGNGLIKVNGRPLEMIEPRTLQYKLLEPVLLLGKERFAGVDIRVRVKGGGHVAQIYAIRQAISKSLVAYYQKYVDEASKKEIKDILIQYDRTLLVADPRRCESKKFGGPGARARYQKSYR from the exons ATGCCGGCTAAAGGTCCCCTGCAGTCCGTCCAGGTTTTTGGACGTAAA AAAACAGCCACTGCTGTCGCTCACTGTAAGAGGGGTAATGGCCTCATCAAGGTGAATGGCAGACCTCTGGAAATGATCGAGCCAAGGACTCTCCAGTACAAG ctgttGGAGCCAGTTCTTCTCCTGGGCAAGGAGCGCTTTGCTGGTGTTGATATCAGAGTTCGTGTGAAGGGTGGTGGTCATGTTGCACAGATCTATG CCATCCGTCAAGCCATATCCAAATCCCTGGTTGCGTACTACCAGAAGT ATGTGGATGAGGCTTCAAAGAAGGAAATCAAGGACATCCTTATCCAGTATGACAGGACCCTGCTAGTTGCTGATCCCCGTCGCTGCGAGTCCAAGAAGTTCGGTGGACCTGGTGCCCGTGCTCGCTACCAGAAGTCCTACCGTTAA